From the Theileria equi strain WA chromosome 4 map unlocalized gcontig_1105316255041, whole genome shotgun sequence genome, one window contains:
- a CDS encoding hypothetical protein (encoded by transcript BEWA_048270A), protein MASKGTPSSTRNRPASVEIGKASRGGQYTDEHNIIKFTRYNDKPENGYTKYVHTVPDNCYVKTIKHDNKDQNGFDLKSQEYTEVTVYFIEYDNSSLLPLVVGITKGNGTYEYFIKEEYFNTSDRWKKDGEIKNDGTLKNRLAEINKKTSGLMVLKVDANADSKYYANGDIQAPKVNDKIEISVSQSFNSTNTYKIFTHKPKDGKMRVLTTRNASGNFYPFNPDNAYITECDSIFLYHWYKDEGNNRVLILELKSSGNAKYFKLEGGKWVPENTTETLDTALRRENCIRNGLHAVDLDKNTSGPYPCPICKTTINLTSQTPENAYTKCTHSINNSNFRSVISKRTDQDGINISSGINKVVVFHFPPSKPSPILICIPSLDKRWYKKSTKDGNKWEKIMENTPTNEHDTSKIRELLKKIQGELKKSPTPSESSTSQSGGTTTNKDTEKTTRGVETTTHTASGSGGNITSEQKPSQTTSPPPSSVAAQKAESSPVGIVVGVIVGVVLVSLVIYEGFMLRRNPEKSITTRVMSKLRGRKYPPITHDNMHVPS, encoded by the coding sequence ATGGCGTCTAAAGGAACTCCATCATCTACAAGAAATAGACCTGCTTCTGTGGAAATTGGTAAAGCTTCTAGAGGTGGACAATATACTGACGAACataatataataaaatttACCAGATATAATGACAAACCGGAGAACggatatacaaaatatgtTCATACAGTTCCTGATAATTGTTATGTTAAAACTATAAAACATGATAACAAAGATCAAAATGGATTTGATCTGAAAAGTCAAGAATACACAGAAGTTACTGTCTATTTCATAGAGTATGATAATTCTAGCCTTTTACCACTCGTAGTTGGTATTACAAAGGGTAATGGTACCTATGAATACTTTATCAAGGAAGAGTACTTCAACACTTCTGATAGATGGAAGaaagatggagaaattAAAAACGATGGGACCCTCAAAAACAGACTTGCAGAAATAAATAAGAAGACTTCTGGCTTAATGGTGTTAAAAGTGGACGCAAATGCAGATAGTAAATACTACGCTAACGGGGATATCCAAGCTCCAAAAGTCAATGACAAGATTGAAATATCTGTTTCTCAAAGCTTTAATAGCACAAATACCTACAAAATATTTACTCATAaaccaaaggatggtaagATGCGAGTGTTAACTACAAGGAATGCCAGTGGTAACTTTTACCCATTCAATCCAGACAACGCATATATTACCGAGTGCGATAGTATCTTTTTATATCACTGGTATAAAGATGAGGGCAATAACAGGGTACTTATTCTCGAGCTGAAATCTTCTGGAAATGCAAAGTACTTCAAATTAGAAGGGGGTAAATGGGTACCTGAAAACACAACAGAAACTCTTGATACTGCACTCAGGAGAGAAAACTGTATTAGAAATGGTTTACATGCTGTAGATCTAGATAAAAATACCAGTGGTCCTTATCCATGTCCTATTTGCAaaactaccattaattTAACATCACAAACTCCAGAAAACGCGTATACGAAATGTACCCATAGTATTAATAATAGTAACTTTAGAAGCGTTATCTCTAAAAGAACAGACCAAGATGGAATAAATATTTCTTCTGGTATTAATAAAGTTGTTGTATTTCACTTTCCTCCTAGCAAACCAAGTCCTATCCTCATTTGCATTCCTTCCCTGGACAAAAGGTGGTACAAAAAAAGCACCAAAGATGGAAACAAATGGGAAAAGATAATGGAAAATACACCAACCAACGAACATGACACTTCAAAGATAAGGGAACTTCTCAAAAAAATACAAGGTGAACTTAAAAAATCTCCCACTCCATCTGAATCTTCAACAAGCCAGAGTGGAGGTACTACCACGAACAAAGACACAGAGAAAACTACCAGAGGTGTAGAAACTACAACACATACCGCTAGCGGAAGTGGAGGGAATATAACATCTGAACAAAAACCATCTCAAACTACCAGTCCTCCTCCCTCCTCTGTTGCCGCTCAGAAAGCTGAATCTTCCCCCGTAGGCATAGTAGTTGGAGTGATTGTAGGAGTAGTTCTTGTAAGTCTTGTCATTTACGAAGGCTTTATGCTTCGCAGGAATCCAGAGAAAAGCATTACAACGAGAGTCATGAGCAAACTCAGAGGCCGAAAATATCCACCTATAACACACGATAACATGCATGTTCCGTCataa